From Syngnathus typhle isolate RoL2023-S1 ecotype Sweden linkage group LG13, RoL_Styp_1.0, whole genome shotgun sequence, a single genomic window includes:
- the asic1c gene encoding acid-sensing ion channel 1C isoform X2, which translates to MVITVSSPSDASEFLNLSKPTWKEMTVNFVTRTKVHGLKFMFSPHKSKLQRGAWVVAFLVSVALLLTWSRNRVLYLMSYPAVTKIYMVWAHSMSFPAVTFCNKNVFRTSGLTRGDLYHSGYWMDLLYANHTVVERSLAILKESHKQGLLSLLDFSGYARLPRYQRVNTTEMMARLGHRLEDMLLQCRFRGETCTAKNFSTIYTRYGKCYTFNSGLDGNPLLTTLKGGTGNGLEIMLDIQQDEYLPVWGETDETSYEAGIKVQIHSQDEPPFIDQLGFGVAPGFQTFVSCQQQLLQYLPPPWGDCKSTPIDSEYFSTYSITACRIDCETRYLLENCNCRMVHMPGTSTVCTPEQYKDCADPALDFLVEKDNDYCVCQTPCNMTRYGKELSMVKIPSKASAKYLAKKYNKTEQYIGENILVLDIFFEALNYEKIEQKKAYEIAGLLGDIGGQMGLFIGASVLTILEIFDYLYEVFKDKVLGYCMRKKRPQRCQSDNLSTCDTLRSHSDSLGFTPNMLPRHPTLGNFEEFAC; encoded by the exons ATGGTGATCACCGTTTCCTCGCCAAGCGACGCCTCGGAGTTTCTCAACTTGAGCAAACCGACATGGAAAGAGATGACGGTGAATTTCGTCACGAGGACTAAAGTCCACGGTTTGAAGTTTATGTTCTCGCCTCACAAATCTAAACTGCAGCGGGGGGCCTGGGTCGTGGCCTTTCTGGTCAGCGTGGCCCTCCTCCTTACCTGGTCCAGGAACAGAGTCCTCTACCTTATGTCCTACCCGGCCGTGACCAAGATCTACATGGTGTGGGCTCACAGCATGTCCTTCCCGGCCGTCACCTTCTGCAACAAGAACGTTTTCCGCACGTCCGGTCTGACCAGGGGCGACCTGTATCACAGCGGCTACTGGATGGACCTCCTGTACGCCAACCACACCGTGGTGGAGAGGAGCTTGGCCATCCTGAAGGAGAGTCACAAGCAAGGTCTGCTGAGCCTGCTGGACTTCAGCGGCTACGCCCGACTGCCCCGTTACCAGCGCGTCAACACCACCGAGATGATGGCGCGCCTCGGACACCGGCTGGAGGACATGCTGCTGCAGTGCAGGTTTCGCGGTGAGACCTGCACCGCCAAGAACTTCAGCACT ATTTACACACGCTACGGGAAATGCTACACTTTCAACTCCGGACTCGACGGCAACCCGCTGTTGACCACCTTGAAAGGAGGCACAGGCAATGGCTTGGAGATCATGCTGGACATTCAGCAGGATGAATATCTTCCTGTCTGGGGGGAGACAG ATGAGACCTCCTACGAAGCGGGAATCAAGGTTCAGATCCACAGCCAGGACGAGCCGCCCTTCATTGACCAGCTGGGATTTGGCGTGGCTCCTGGTTTTCAAACTTTTGTATCATGTCAGCAGCAACTG CTTCAATACCTCCCTCCGCCTTGGGGTGACTGCAAGTCCACTCCCATCGACTCGGAGTACTTCTCCACGTACAGCATCACCGCCTGCCGCATCGACTGTGAAACTCGCTACCTGCTGGAAAACTGCAACTGCAGAATGGTCCACATGCCGG GGACCTCCACTGTGTGCACACCTGAGCAGTACAAAGATTGCGCTGACCCGGCCTTAG ACTTTTTGGTAGAGAAAGACAACGATTACTGTGTGTGTCAGACCCCCTGCAACATGACTCGCTATGGCAAGGAGCTGTCCATGGTTAAGATCCCCAGTAAGGCATCGGCTAAGTATCTGGCTAAGAAATACAACAAAACTGAGCAGTATATCGG AGAAAACATTTTGGTTCTGGACATCTTCTTTGAAGCTCTGAATTACGAGAAGATCGAGCAGAAGAAGGCATACGAAATTGCCGGGCTTCTGG GTGACATCGGAGGGCAGATGGGTTTGTTCATAGGAGCCAGCGTGCTGACAATACTGGAAATATTTGACTACTTATACGAG GTATTCAAAGACAAAGTTTTGGGTTACTGCATGCGCAAGAAGCGACCGCAGCGCTGTCAGAGTGACAATCTG
- the asic1c gene encoding acid-sensing ion channel 1C isoform X1: protein MVITVSSPSDASEFLNLSKPTWKEMTVNFVTRTKVHGLKFMFSPHKSKLQRGAWVVAFLVSVALLLTWSRNRVLYLMSYPAVTKIYMVWAHSMSFPAVTFCNKNVFRTSGLTRGDLYHSGYWMDLLYANHTVVERSLAILKESHKQGLLSLLDFSGYARLPRYQRVNTTEMMARLGHRLEDMLLQCRFRGETCTAKNFSTIYTRYGKCYTFNSGLDGNPLLTTLKGGTGNGLEIMLDIQQDEYLPVWGETDETSYEAGIKVQIHSQDEPPFIDQLGFGVAPGFQTFVSCQQQLLQYLPPPWGDCKSTPIDSEYFSTYSITACRIDCETRYLLENCNCRMVHMPGTSTVCTPEQYKDCADPALDFLVEKDNDYCVCQTPCNMTRYGKELSMVKIPSKASAKYLAKKYNKTEQYIGENILVLDIFFEALNYEKIEQKKAYEIAGLLGDIGGQMGLFIGASVLTILEIFDYLYEVFKDKVLGYCMRKKRPQRCQSDNLEFPETPSSPGVTPNHAPRAPVTHSGVTRTVSDSRRTCYLVTRL, encoded by the exons ATGGTGATCACCGTTTCCTCGCCAAGCGACGCCTCGGAGTTTCTCAACTTGAGCAAACCGACATGGAAAGAGATGACGGTGAATTTCGTCACGAGGACTAAAGTCCACGGTTTGAAGTTTATGTTCTCGCCTCACAAATCTAAACTGCAGCGGGGGGCCTGGGTCGTGGCCTTTCTGGTCAGCGTGGCCCTCCTCCTTACCTGGTCCAGGAACAGAGTCCTCTACCTTATGTCCTACCCGGCCGTGACCAAGATCTACATGGTGTGGGCTCACAGCATGTCCTTCCCGGCCGTCACCTTCTGCAACAAGAACGTTTTCCGCACGTCCGGTCTGACCAGGGGCGACCTGTATCACAGCGGCTACTGGATGGACCTCCTGTACGCCAACCACACCGTGGTGGAGAGGAGCTTGGCCATCCTGAAGGAGAGTCACAAGCAAGGTCTGCTGAGCCTGCTGGACTTCAGCGGCTACGCCCGACTGCCCCGTTACCAGCGCGTCAACACCACCGAGATGATGGCGCGCCTCGGACACCGGCTGGAGGACATGCTGCTGCAGTGCAGGTTTCGCGGTGAGACCTGCACCGCCAAGAACTTCAGCACT ATTTACACACGCTACGGGAAATGCTACACTTTCAACTCCGGACTCGACGGCAACCCGCTGTTGACCACCTTGAAAGGAGGCACAGGCAATGGCTTGGAGATCATGCTGGACATTCAGCAGGATGAATATCTTCCTGTCTGGGGGGAGACAG ATGAGACCTCCTACGAAGCGGGAATCAAGGTTCAGATCCACAGCCAGGACGAGCCGCCCTTCATTGACCAGCTGGGATTTGGCGTGGCTCCTGGTTTTCAAACTTTTGTATCATGTCAGCAGCAACTG CTTCAATACCTCCCTCCGCCTTGGGGTGACTGCAAGTCCACTCCCATCGACTCGGAGTACTTCTCCACGTACAGCATCACCGCCTGCCGCATCGACTGTGAAACTCGCTACCTGCTGGAAAACTGCAACTGCAGAATGGTCCACATGCCGG GGACCTCCACTGTGTGCACACCTGAGCAGTACAAAGATTGCGCTGACCCGGCCTTAG ACTTTTTGGTAGAGAAAGACAACGATTACTGTGTGTGTCAGACCCCCTGCAACATGACTCGCTATGGCAAGGAGCTGTCCATGGTTAAGATCCCCAGTAAGGCATCGGCTAAGTATCTGGCTAAGAAATACAACAAAACTGAGCAGTATATCGG AGAAAACATTTTGGTTCTGGACATCTTCTTTGAAGCTCTGAATTACGAGAAGATCGAGCAGAAGAAGGCATACGAAATTGCCGGGCTTCTGG GTGACATCGGAGGGCAGATGGGTTTGTTCATAGGAGCCAGCGTGCTGACAATACTGGAAATATTTGACTACTTATACGAG GTATTCAAAGACAAAGTTTTGGGTTACTGCATGCGCAAGAAGCGACCGCAGCGCTGTCAGAGTGACAATCTG